The following are encoded in a window of Sminthopsis crassicaudata isolate SCR6 chromosome 3, ASM4859323v1, whole genome shotgun sequence genomic DNA:
- the LOC141564957 gene encoding uncharacterized protein LOC141564957 — protein sequence MAGGSHTSSPQELVTFQDVAVDFTPEEWSLLDPSQKELYKEVMLENTWNLLSVGLPAPRDVISHLEQRETLEQEVQGSCCPDIKTIGASTRILYLHTGEKPYKCNQCEKAYKKKAFLIVHQRIHTGEKPYECDQCGKAYRQKVYLTRHQGSHTGEKPYECDQCGKAYRQKANLIIHQRIHTGEKPYECNQCGKAYTQKAYLNIHQRIHTGEKPYECDQCGKAYTQKAHLNIHQTIHTGEKPYECDQCGKAYRQKVCLIVHQRIHTGEKPYECDQCGKTFRSNSHFLVHQGVHTEVKQYKCNECGKAYKNHHGLVVHQRIHTGEKPYECHQCGKSFRCSFSLTVHLRVHTGEKPYRCHECGKAYKQKT from the exons GAGTTGGTGACTTTCCAGGATGTGGCCGTGGACTTCACCCCAGAGGAGTGGAGCCTCTTGGACCCTTCTCAGAAGGAGCTGTACAAGGAGGTCATGCTGGAGAACACTTGGAACCTGCTGTCCGTGG GCTTGCCAGCTCCCAGAGATGTCATCTCTCATCTTGAGCAAAGGGAAACACTGGAGCAAGAAGTCCAGGGGAGCTGCTGCCCAG ATATAAAGACTATTGGAGCCTCCACAAGAATCCTGTATCtacatactggagagaaaccttacaaATGTAATCAGTGTGAAAAAGCCTACAAAAAGAAGGCTtttcttattgtacatcagagaatccacactggagagaaaccttatgaatgtgatcagtgtggaaaggcttacAGACAGAAAGTTTATCTTACGAGACATCAGGGAAGccacactggggagaaaccttatgaatgtgatcagtgtggaaaggcttacAGACAAAAAGCTAATCTTAttatacatcagagaatccacactggagaaaaaccttatgaatgtaatcagtgtggaaaggcttacACACAGAAAGCTTATCTTAatatacatcagagaattcacactggagaaaaaccttatgaatgtgatcagtgtggaaaggcttacACACAGAAAGCTCATCTTAATATACATCAGacaatccatactggagagaaaccttatgaatgtgatcagtgtggaaaggcttacAGACAGAAGGTTtgtcttattgtacatcagagaatccacactggagagaaaccttatgaatgtgatcagtgtggaaagactttcagatCCAACTCACACTTTCTTGTACATCAGGGAGTCCACACTGAAGTGAaacaatataaatgtaatgaatgtgggaaggcttACAAAAACCACCATGGTTTagttgtacatcagagaatccacactggggagaaaccttatgaatgtcaTCAATGTGGAAAGTCTTTTAGGTGCAGCTTCAGTCTTACTGTACATCTGAgagtccacactggagagaaaccttataggTGTCACGAATGTGGAAAGGCTTACAAACAGAAGACTTGA